A single region of the Vicia villosa cultivar HV-30 ecotype Madison, WI linkage group LG4, Vvil1.0, whole genome shotgun sequence genome encodes:
- the LOC131595674 gene encoding tobamovirus multiplication protein 3-like, protein MSNNIVPASKAGAVGIAVAAIELTDSSSWWRDIDESPVWQNRIFYTLAVLYGVVSAIALIQLVRIQLRVPEYGWTTQKVFHFLNFLVNAVRCLVFIFFRGVQRLRPEIVQHILLDVPSLAFFTTYALLVLFWAEIYYQARAVSTDGLKPSFYTINIVVYAVQIILWLILWWKPVSVLVILSKMFFAGVSLFAALGFLLYGGRLFLMLQRFPVESKGRRKKLQEVGYVTTICFLCFLIRCVMMCFNAFDKNADLNVMDHPILNFIYYVFVEILPSSLVLFILRKLPPKRGITQYHPIR, encoded by the exons ATGAGCAACAACATCGTGCCGGCATCGAAAGCAGGCGCGGTGGGGATCGCAGTTGCGGCGATTGAACTTACTGATTCCTCCAGCTGGTGGCGCGACATCGACGAATCTCCGGTGTGGCAGAACCGCATCTTCTACACCCTCGCTGTCCTCTACGGCGTCGTTTCCGCCATAGCTTTG ATTCAACTAGTTCGGATACAATTGAGAGTTCCTGAATATGGTTGGACTACGCAGAAGGTTTTTCATTTTCTCAATTTTTTGGTGAACGCAG TTCGATGTTTAGTTTTCATCTTCTTTCGCGGTGTACAAAGGTTACGGCCAGAG ATTGTCCAACATATCTTACTTGATGTGCCGAGTCTTGCTTTCTTTACAACATACGCACTTTTGGTCTTGTTCTGGGCTGAGATTTATTACCAG GCACGTGCCGTATCCACTGATGGACTGAAACCAAGTTTCTATACAATTAATATTGTGGTTTATGCTGTTCAG ATCATTTTGTGGTTGATATTATGGTGGAAACCAGTCAGCGTACTAGTCATTCTGTCAAAGATGTTCTTTGCAG GGGTTTCCTTGTTTGCTGCCCTTGGTTTTCTTCTCTATGGTGGAag GCTATTCTTGATGCTGCAACGCTTTCCTGTTGAATCCAAAGGGCGACGTAAGAAGCTGCAGGAG GTTGGCTATGTGACAACCATATGTTTTTTATGTTTCCTTATCAGATGCGTTATG ATGTGCTTTAATGCATTTGATAAAAATGCGGACCTTAATGTCATGGACCATCCTATTCTAAATTTCATATATTATGTG TTTGTGGAAATATTACCTTCTTCTTTGGTCCTATTCATTTTGAGGAAGCTTCCACCTAAGCGTGGTATCACGCAGTATCATCCGATTCGCTAA